In Candidatus Methanomethylicota archaeon, the DNA window GCAATATGTGATAAATCTTTATCTCCCGTTACAATTGGTGCGTTAAGTTCTAATGCCAGCCATATTATTGTGGAATCCACGATGCTTAGAGATCTACCTTCCAATTCTGGGTTTCCCCTAAGCATTTCATCACCTTCTACTTTGATTTTTGCGGATTCAATGTAGTCGTTTAGCTTTAGCTCCACTATCCTGAAGTATCTTGTGATGAAAGTTTTAAGCTCCTCTATGCTTTTGAGGGTGGGGATCTTCCCCCTTAACCAATGGATGGATAGTTCGTAGGCAACTGTGGCTGGTAGGTATCCAACAACTTCGCCTCTCCTAATTTGAAGTAAGATTTTCTCCGCATTTCCCCCAAGCTCTCCATAGGCCATGGCTAGTATTGCATATGTATCCACAACAGCCGCCTTCACCCTCTCTTCCTCCAAAACTTCTCCTCCTCTTTATCCAGTTCCCTCTCAGCCTCTTCAGCACTACCAGAACAACACTTCCACACCTTCCCCCAGAGGTCAAGTGGTTCCAGCAGAATTCTATCGTTCTCAACCTTAAGTTCTAGGAGGGTTCCCTCCTCGATATTGAGGGCTTCCCTAATGCTCTTTGGTAA includes these proteins:
- a CDS encoding AbrB/MazE/SpoVT family DNA-binding domain-containing protein: MQREVIKVHRKGIIVLPKSIREALNIEEGTLLELKVENDRILLEPLDLWGKVWKCCSGSAEEAERELDKEEEKFWRKRG
- a CDS encoding PIN domain-containing protein; this encodes MEEERVKAAVVDTYAILAMAYGELGGNAEKILLQIRRGEVVGYLPATVAYELSIHWLRGKIPTLKSIEELKTFITRYFRIVELKLNDYIESAKIKVEGDEMLRGNPELEGRSLSIVDSTIIWLALELNAPIVTGDKDLSHIA